In Sinorhizobium mexicanum, one DNA window encodes the following:
- a CDS encoding nucleotidyltransferase family protein codes for MSLSTKGVSPLKLYPAESTFVTLSSTVIDAIKVVDAAAMQIALCIDDDKRLVGVITDGDIRRAILRGTQLHSPISQVLNYQPLVAREDMSMHELGQLICAKSRILRLPVVSAAGKVIGLYRAEEIAPEAAGEWPVVLMAGGLGSRLRPYTDSMPKPMLEVGGRPILEQIILQFKSHGFHRFYLSVNYMAEVIKSHFGDGSNLGVEVSYLEEFERMGTAGSLRLLPTVPDTPFFVMNGDLLTTTDFSMLMHYHLDCGAEATMCLREYTVEVPYGVIEHEDGRLTGFQEKPKHQHFVNAGIYVLNPSALSHVPAEGYFDMPSLFDKLMADDPAAATVYPLREYWCDIGRIEDLERARYDAAEIIALKRPLSPAA; via the coding sequence ATGTCACTTTCGACCAAAGGCGTTTCTCCCCTAAAACTCTACCCTGCGGAGTCTACGTTTGTTACTTTGAGCTCGACAGTCATCGATGCAATCAAAGTCGTAGACGCTGCAGCAATGCAGATCGCCTTATGTATCGATGACGATAAGCGTCTTGTTGGTGTGATCACAGACGGCGATATCCGTCGCGCAATTCTGCGCGGCACCCAACTGCACAGCCCGATATCGCAGGTTCTCAATTATCAGCCTCTTGTCGCCCGCGAGGACATGAGCATGCACGAGCTGGGCCAGTTGATTTGCGCCAAGAGTCGAATCCTTCGACTGCCGGTTGTCAGCGCAGCCGGCAAGGTCATAGGCTTGTATCGGGCTGAGGAAATCGCGCCTGAGGCAGCTGGAGAGTGGCCTGTAGTGTTAATGGCCGGTGGCCTGGGTAGTCGCTTGCGCCCGTATACTGACTCGATGCCGAAGCCAATGCTGGAGGTAGGCGGACGGCCCATCCTCGAACAGATCATCTTGCAGTTCAAGTCACACGGCTTCCACCGCTTTTACCTCTCGGTGAACTACATGGCCGAGGTAATCAAATCTCACTTCGGTGACGGTAGCAATCTAGGCGTGGAGGTGAGCTACTTGGAAGAGTTCGAACGAATGGGCACTGCCGGCAGCCTGCGCTTGCTACCTACCGTGCCGGACACGCCTTTCTTTGTCATGAATGGGGACCTTCTTACGACAACTGACTTCAGCATGTTGATGCACTATCACCTCGATTGTGGTGCGGAAGCGACTATGTGCCTCCGCGAATACACAGTGGAAGTGCCGTATGGCGTCATCGAACACGAGGACGGGCGGCTGACCGGGTTCCAAGAGAAACCCAAGCACCAACATTTCGTCAACGCGGGTATATACGTTCTCAATCCTTCTGCATTGTCGCACGTTCCGGCTGAGGGCTACTTCGATATGCCCTCGCTCTTCGACAAGCTTATGGCCGATGATCCGGCAGCAGCTACGGTATATCCGCTTCGCGAGTACTGGTGTGATATCGGCCGTATCGAAGACCTCGAGCGCGCCCGGTATGATGCTGCAGAGATCATCGCTCTAAAACGGCCGCTAAGTCCTGCCGCGTAG
- a CDS encoding PIG-L deacetylase family protein, which translates to MFEPNSGPVMIVAPHPDDETLGAGGFLLRAIEAGVSVHWLVVTGISVEHGWAQEKVARREQEISAVADAYGFAGVHRLNLPSAKLETIPMGEMVSAIGTVVKSVEPTTLLVPHRGDAHSDHHVVYEATTACTKWFRYPSIKWTLVYETLSETDAGLFNSDPFLPNLYIDISSQLEKKLHITSMFGDEIGGFPFPRSLEAVGALAKVRGAASGYTAAEAFMLLRGRT; encoded by the coding sequence ATGTTCGAACCAAACAGCGGCCCTGTTATGATCGTTGCGCCTCATCCTGATGATGAGACACTCGGAGCAGGCGGATTTCTCCTGCGAGCAATTGAGGCTGGAGTATCGGTCCACTGGCTGGTCGTAACTGGAATCTCTGTCGAACATGGGTGGGCGCAGGAAAAGGTTGCGCGTCGGGAACAGGAAATTTCGGCTGTTGCCGACGCTTATGGATTTGCTGGCGTGCATCGTCTCAATCTGCCCTCCGCCAAGCTTGAGACGATTCCGATGGGCGAAATGGTCAGCGCCATCGGAACGGTCGTGAAGTCGGTGGAGCCAACGACTCTTTTGGTTCCTCACCGAGGAGATGCTCATTCAGACCATCACGTGGTGTATGAAGCAACAACGGCTTGCACGAAATGGTTCCGGTACCCGTCGATCAAATGGACCCTGGTCTACGAAACGCTATCAGAAACAGACGCAGGGCTTTTCAATAGCGATCCTTTCCTCCCCAATTTGTATATCGACATCTCCAGCCAATTGGAGAAGAAGTTGCACATCACTTCGATGTTCGGCGATGAAATTGGCGGGTTCCCATTCCCCCGAAGCCTCGAAGCGGTGGGCGCCCTCGCAAAGGTGCGAGGAGCCGCGAGCGGGTACACGGCAGCGGAGGCGTTTATGCTCCTACGCGGCAGGACTTAG
- a CDS encoding capsular polysaccharide biosynthesis protein gives MARQAVFFGFKPWKQYIPRWFPDLQCTVVTRNPKLMFLQGWPLRLLLVPRPSVFVWGFKYPAFLKAFCRQFRIPFFYVEDGFVRSVSLGTLNAAPASLIIDRRTVHYDAKNPSELERTLQTYDFRADTALMERADACIRMLLDLRVSKYNMGKHVDIDTLLGPKIRKRVLVVGQVETDAAIAYGCDRPFNNNELVRLAALENPGAQVVYKPHPEILRKKRAGVSDPAEVSHLCDILDMDVTPADALDVADHVYTITSLMGFEAVLRGIPVTCVGLPFYAGWGVTDDRQTSARRTRRLSAREIFAAAYLMHSQYFDPETGGPSCLEAVIRRLAEMRRPRP, from the coding sequence ATGGCACGGCAAGCCGTTTTCTTTGGGTTCAAACCATGGAAACAATACATCCCCCGCTGGTTCCCGGATTTGCAATGCACTGTGGTTACCCGCAATCCCAAACTGATGTTTTTGCAAGGTTGGCCTTTGCGGCTTCTGCTAGTCCCACGGCCAAGTGTCTTCGTTTGGGGTTTCAAGTATCCGGCCTTCTTGAAGGCATTTTGTCGGCAGTTTCGCATTCCTTTCTTCTATGTTGAGGATGGCTTCGTTCGCTCCGTATCACTCGGCACCCTGAACGCTGCGCCGGCCTCCTTGATCATCGACAGACGAACGGTCCACTATGACGCGAAAAATCCATCGGAGTTGGAGCGAACGCTGCAGACTTATGATTTCCGAGCGGATACGGCACTGATGGAGCGCGCCGATGCATGCATCCGGATGCTACTCGACTTGCGAGTGAGTAAATACAATATGGGCAAGCACGTGGACATCGACACGTTGCTCGGTCCTAAAATAAGGAAACGCGTGCTTGTGGTCGGTCAGGTGGAGACAGATGCAGCGATTGCTTATGGGTGTGACAGGCCCTTCAACAACAACGAACTCGTCAGACTTGCCGCGTTGGAAAATCCTGGCGCCCAGGTGGTCTACAAACCTCACCCCGAAATCTTGCGCAAAAAGCGGGCGGGTGTTTCTGATCCAGCCGAGGTGTCACATCTCTGCGATATTCTGGATATGGACGTGACGCCTGCCGACGCACTCGACGTAGCCGACCACGTTTATACGATTACCTCCCTGATGGGCTTCGAAGCAGTATTGCGCGGCATTCCCGTTACCTGCGTCGGTCTGCCGTTTTATGCCGGTTGGGGTGTTACCGACGATCGACAGACGAGTGCCCGTCGGACGCGACGCCTGTCCGCCCGCGAGATTTTCGCTGCCGCGTACCTTATGCATTCGCAATATTTTGATCCCGAAACAGGGGGGCCCTCGTGTTTAGAGGCGGTGATCCGTCGATTGGCTGAGATGCGCCGTCCCCGCCCTTAA
- a CDS encoding CDP-glycerol glycerophosphotransferase family protein, translated as MNRILAYLPNNLEARYSRAMMSLLAGALGPRAAIGWMTHFPLRRRTRARLLWLHKRLVTRYGQDIGDSLVQSYLCAKPRPKDYRILLCETDDPTSSARLREMVPQLADSTRGDPARIAGLAVALLERGEADLLEALLALITKGSNQPVIPSAVKAIFLRPLGQGADASVAPNGAHALSRPAPCRNRLLVIDGELHPKVMSRLAAGAKRLTIIRYGDLYGHADLAAVQAELPGIDITIEHARSRVDRFHRRYHRLHEASHKAAAALSNAFFEANPWIETEIPEFDGAKADFTLGVADFIFFKMLRMEGVAQALQEPTFDSVIVSFSENRELYGLCAAVPNLVGDPRIEACCWQPGSAQIKFEARQVDMGARRGTAGGYLPRIFEDIREFSETPLSVAPEAVRAYLRKATKLPRYRRGSHQRGRRNIALISNETRAYGYNAVQIASALQTHFNVDVVWTQGRERSFHESISRAADDPVLSSLKQNDASLPGFMRAVSPVPDARASTAVRASTFTAFAAPISNLASEWKRDPAVINALACVVRDGLVDFMLRQVGQIALAKRLLESYEYDAIAISPIRTSTNAIVGAVARMSGIPSLTIETHCLNAAYCRYTSIRTDYAAVYSDHFVQEYDRHFGIPAERVRSFGSPRILRPHYYNSEEARLHARERLGLELGADRIIAVPTQPMPPALSMALWRMIIQAAKGLMQPVKVLLKTHPEEGQGHIERYRHIIDDEAAGDICSVIDPDIKNLLMASDLVLTAYSVTALEAVVLERNVAIVGQPGVSYPAAYDEILGVPLCCTPAETLAAMEEAFALGPKASSGAGAFKAKNPHLFDNSTYSRLREIVDEIIHKGTLGIRTQSELPREIFVTAPFQEYMV; from the coding sequence ATGAACCGCATTCTTGCATATCTCCCGAATAACCTCGAAGCGCGCTACTCTCGAGCCATGATGAGTTTGCTGGCGGGCGCTCTGGGGCCGCGAGCTGCTATTGGATGGATGACCCACTTTCCGCTTCGCCGGCGCACAAGGGCGAGGCTGCTCTGGCTTCACAAGCGGCTTGTGACACGCTACGGTCAGGACATCGGCGATAGCTTGGTTCAAAGCTACCTTTGCGCGAAACCTCGACCTAAAGATTATCGGATTCTTTTATGTGAGACTGACGATCCGACGTCCTCGGCGAGACTAAGAGAGATGGTGCCTCAACTCGCCGACAGTACGCGCGGAGATCCCGCCCGTATCGCAGGCCTGGCCGTGGCGCTGTTGGAGCGAGGTGAAGCGGACTTACTTGAAGCCTTGCTGGCTTTGATCACAAAAGGATCAAACCAGCCGGTGATCCCATCAGCTGTGAAAGCGATATTTCTGAGGCCGCTTGGACAGGGAGCAGATGCCTCGGTCGCTCCGAATGGCGCACACGCCCTCAGTCGCCCTGCGCCATGCCGCAACCGTTTGCTAGTCATCGATGGCGAATTGCATCCAAAGGTCATGAGCCGTCTGGCTGCCGGAGCCAAGAGACTGACGATCATCCGATACGGAGATCTCTACGGTCACGCTGATCTCGCGGCGGTCCAAGCTGAACTGCCGGGCATAGACATAACGATTGAGCACGCACGGTCGCGTGTTGATCGTTTTCATCGTCGGTATCACCGGTTGCACGAAGCCAGCCACAAGGCAGCTGCCGCCCTCTCCAACGCTTTTTTTGAGGCCAATCCTTGGATCGAAACCGAGATACCCGAATTCGACGGCGCAAAAGCCGACTTTACTCTCGGGGTCGCGGACTTCATTTTTTTCAAGATGCTTCGCATGGAGGGCGTCGCTCAAGCGCTCCAGGAACCGACTTTCGATAGCGTAATCGTATCGTTTTCGGAAAATCGGGAGCTTTATGGTTTATGCGCTGCTGTGCCGAACCTCGTCGGGGATCCGCGCATTGAAGCTTGTTGCTGGCAGCCGGGGAGCGCGCAGATCAAGTTCGAAGCGCGCCAAGTCGACATGGGAGCGCGGCGCGGAACAGCAGGAGGTTACTTACCCAGAATCTTCGAAGACATCAGAGAGTTCAGTGAAACCCCACTCAGTGTCGCGCCTGAAGCCGTGCGAGCGTATCTCCGAAAGGCAACCAAGCTGCCTCGTTATAGACGAGGTAGCCATCAAAGGGGGCGCCGCAACATAGCGCTGATTTCAAATGAGACCCGCGCATACGGCTACAATGCGGTGCAAATCGCTTCCGCACTGCAGACGCATTTCAATGTCGATGTGGTGTGGACGCAGGGGCGGGAGAGGTCGTTTCACGAAAGCATCAGTCGAGCCGCTGATGATCCCGTGCTCAGCAGTTTGAAGCAGAACGATGCCTCTCTACCAGGATTCATGCGCGCAGTTTCACCCGTTCCGGACGCCCGCGCAAGTACCGCCGTCCGTGCATCGACATTTACGGCCTTCGCGGCTCCAATCTCGAACCTGGCAAGCGAGTGGAAACGCGATCCAGCGGTCATCAACGCTCTGGCCTGTGTCGTTAGAGATGGACTTGTGGATTTCATGCTTCGGCAAGTCGGCCAGATTGCTCTTGCGAAGAGGCTGTTAGAATCCTACGAGTATGATGCCATCGCGATTTCCCCTATACGAACATCAACCAACGCAATCGTCGGGGCTGTCGCGCGGATGAGCGGCATTCCAAGTTTGACGATCGAAACGCATTGCCTGAACGCGGCCTATTGCCGTTATACAAGCATCCGTACAGACTACGCCGCCGTGTACTCGGACCATTTCGTCCAGGAATACGACCGACACTTCGGTATTCCGGCAGAGAGGGTCCGATCTTTTGGGTCTCCCCGCATACTTCGTCCGCACTATTACAATTCGGAAGAGGCGCGTCTGCATGCAAGGGAACGGCTTGGTCTCGAGCTTGGTGCCGACCGCATCATCGCGGTCCCCACACAGCCCATGCCGCCCGCGTTAAGCATGGCTCTATGGCGGATGATAATACAGGCGGCCAAAGGTCTGATGCAGCCTGTCAAGGTCCTCCTCAAGACCCATCCCGAGGAGGGGCAGGGTCATATCGAGCGATACAGACACATAATAGACGATGAAGCCGCGGGCGACATATGTTCTGTGATCGACCCCGATATCAAGAACCTTCTCATGGCCAGCGACCTTGTGCTGACGGCCTACAGTGTCACCGCGCTCGAAGCCGTGGTCTTGGAACGCAATGTTGCGATTGTTGGCCAGCCGGGCGTGAGCTATCCAGCAGCGTATGATGAGATTCTGGGCGTCCCACTTTGCTGTACCCCGGCGGAGACGCTTGCCGCCATGGAAGAAGCCTTCGCACTGGGGCCGAAGGCAAGCTCTGGTGCAGGGGCCTTCAAGGCCAAGAATCCGCATCTCTTCGACAACAGTACTTACAGTAGGCTGAGGGAGATCGTAGATGAGATCATACACAAGGGGACGCTTGGAATTCGAACACAGAGCGAACTTCCCCGGGAGATCTTCGTCACGGCCCCTTTTCAGGAGTACATGGTATGA
- a CDS encoding ABC transporter permease: MELIRQHARVTAALMIREMSTRYGGKPGGYLWALFDPVAHVVMLTLIFQTIARLPALGTSFPLFFATGYLPFHCYQTMQSFVSGTIKSNKALLSYPMVTPADAVSSRYLLQASTSFLIVIIVMNVVALESDLTLHIDLASAAGACFLATLLGLGVGLSNIALFARFPIYEQIFGVVMRPLMLLSGVLFLPHLIPHPFDDVLLFNPVVHAIILFRKGVYPEYWAQGLDLNYLYTFTAISVFVGLSLFTFSARAMREG, from the coding sequence GTGGAGCTTATCAGACAACATGCCCGCGTTACCGCGGCTTTGATGATTAGGGAGATGTCTACAAGGTATGGTGGCAAGCCCGGGGGTTACCTGTGGGCGCTTTTTGACCCGGTCGCCCACGTCGTGATGTTGACCCTGATATTTCAGACAATCGCCAGATTGCCTGCGCTCGGCACCAGTTTCCCCCTATTCTTTGCCACGGGCTACTTGCCATTTCACTGTTATCAGACGATGCAGTCATTCGTCTCCGGCACGATAAAGTCCAACAAGGCTCTTTTGAGTTATCCGATGGTCACGCCGGCGGATGCCGTTTCGTCGCGTTATTTGTTGCAAGCATCCACGTCGTTTCTCATCGTAATTATCGTAATGAATGTGGTGGCCTTGGAGAGCGATCTCACGCTGCATATCGACTTAGCCTCTGCCGCGGGGGCTTGCTTCCTGGCGACACTCTTGGGCTTAGGTGTTGGTCTTTCCAATATTGCCCTGTTTGCTCGCTTCCCAATATATGAGCAAATCTTCGGCGTGGTAATGCGTCCCCTTATGCTGCTATCTGGGGTACTCTTCTTACCACATTTAATCCCGCATCCATTCGACGATGTGCTGCTATTCAATCCTGTCGTCCACGCTATCATCCTTTTTAGGAAGGGCGTATATCCTGAATATTGGGCGCAGGGGTTGGATCTAAACTACCTCTACACATTCACAGCGATCAGTGTGTTCGTCGGCCTCTCACTTTTCACTTTCTCGGCAAGAGCAATGAGAGAAGGTTGA
- a CDS encoding GNAT family N-acetyltransferase: MFEYRLFQLGDESAITKLFQTVFSRSMSRDAWTWRYLGHPAGSAKVMLAFSGDELVGHYAANSAPLSVDGSEISAALSMTTMTHPDYRGRGLFEKTANKLYGHLPEMGVAAVYGFPNAAVHALRQLKVGWRDVYEVPTLTLDLGSLSKVYRPDSTVVEIDHIDERFDLFFQAVGPKLPICGARNAAILAWRLDQHPDNRYTRLVLCEGSEISGYAITKSYGADATDLVELRCSDNSAARALLSTVIARASAAGHARISTWCLPEETHRLVLEALGFKAGGPVTYFGARTFLPISKDMFDSRLWRLSMLDSDLY; encoded by the coding sequence ATGTTTGAGTACCGATTGTTCCAGCTGGGTGACGAAAGCGCGATCACTAAACTCTTTCAAACAGTGTTTTCCAGGTCAATGTCACGCGACGCATGGACGTGGCGATATCTAGGTCATCCTGCGGGTTCGGCCAAAGTGATGCTGGCGTTCTCCGGTGATGAGCTTGTGGGTCACTATGCAGCGAATTCGGCGCCTCTGTCCGTGGACGGCTCAGAAATTTCCGCCGCTTTGTCCATGACCACAATGACACACCCGGACTACAGAGGCCGCGGGCTTTTCGAGAAGACCGCGAATAAGCTATATGGTCACCTCCCGGAGATGGGGGTGGCGGCTGTATACGGCTTCCCCAACGCGGCTGTCCACGCCCTCAGGCAGCTAAAGGTTGGCTGGCGTGACGTTTACGAAGTGCCCACGTTGACGCTGGATTTGGGCTCTCTTTCGAAGGTTTACAGGCCAGACTCGACGGTCGTCGAGATCGACCATATCGACGAGCGGTTTGACCTTTTTTTTCAAGCCGTTGGACCAAAGCTGCCAATTTGCGGGGCGAGAAATGCGGCCATTCTAGCGTGGCGACTCGACCAGCATCCTGATAACCGGTATACGCGACTGGTCCTATGTGAGGGCAGTGAGATATCCGGTTATGCAATCACTAAATCCTATGGTGCCGATGCGACAGACCTGGTTGAGCTGCGCTGTTCAGACAACAGTGCCGCGCGAGCGCTGTTGTCAACCGTAATTGCACGAGCATCGGCTGCCGGGCACGCCCGTATTTCAACCTGGTGCCTTCCGGAGGAGACGCATAGATTGGTCCTCGAAGCTTTGGGGTTCAAGGCCGGTGGGCCGGTAACATACTTTGGGGCTCGAACTTTTCTGCCAATATCGAAAGACATGTTTGACAGTCGATTGTGGCGACTATCGATGCTCGATTCTGATCTCTATTGA
- a CDS encoding acetyltransferase, protein MSEGRSLILLGAGGHAKVVAEVARASHWQVAGYLDPALMRGEIVAGAPVLGGVSDLFDGAAWLREYAVFPATGRTDIRWREFQRLLELEATVPTLVHPRAIVSSSAVIDTGTVVMAGAVIQADARVGACSIINTGALVDHDCVIGSGVMIAPGAVLLGGAKIGNNSFIAAGAIVVPGAMVGSGAFVGAGTVVAGDVPDGARITSARSRISAERQGEVDV, encoded by the coding sequence ATGAGCGAAGGCCGATCCCTCATACTCCTGGGCGCCGGCGGCCATGCGAAGGTGGTCGCCGAAGTGGCGCGTGCTAGTCACTGGCAGGTGGCGGGGTATTTGGACCCCGCTTTGATGCGGGGAGAGATTGTTGCTGGTGCCCCCGTTCTTGGTGGCGTCAGCGATCTATTCGACGGTGCCGCTTGGTTGAGGGAATATGCAGTGTTTCCTGCAACCGGAAGGACAGACATCCGGTGGCGGGAATTTCAGAGACTATTGGAGCTCGAAGCGACCGTCCCCACGTTGGTGCATCCGAGGGCAATTGTTTCGTCGTCCGCAGTCATTGATACGGGTACTGTTGTAATGGCAGGCGCCGTGATTCAGGCGGACGCGAGAGTAGGCGCATGCTCGATTATCAATACTGGGGCGCTCGTTGATCACGATTGTGTCATCGGTTCGGGCGTGATGATTGCGCCAGGAGCTGTTCTCTTAGGTGGGGCTAAGATCGGGAACAACTCCTTTATCGCCGCCGGCGCCATTGTTGTGCCTGGAGCAATGGTGGGAAGTGGAGCGTTCGTGGGCGCGGGGACGGTCGTCGCAGGTGATGTTCCGGATGGTGCGCGCATAACATCTGCGCGGAGCAGGATCTCCGCTGAACGTCAGGGTGAAGTCGATGTTTGA
- the neuB gene encoding N-acetylneuraminate synthase — protein MSVGFKIGDRAIGHGEPCFVIAEIGVNHNGSIELAERMISAARKAGADAVKFQTFRADRLVVRDTPTAAYQKTNTGETNQHQMLSALELDARAHERLLKHCSAEDIIFLSSPFDRDSIDLLDAMDVPAFKVPSPDCVSTSYLTDMGKRGRPVILSTGMCAMEEVMTGISTLRNSGCNEIAVLHCTSCYPAPLDELHLRAIPLMQEVTSLPIGYSDHSEGIEVVLAAVALGACIIEKHFTLDRGLPGPDHRASLEPAEFAAMVKGVRIVERSLGQARKEPQPCEASSRRLGRRSLAAARDMSPGEKLSENDIILLRPGTGLAPSLEVEMIGKRLKRQVRALTLYSMGDFE, from the coding sequence ATGAGCGTTGGTTTTAAGATTGGCGACCGTGCAATTGGCCACGGTGAGCCATGCTTTGTCATCGCGGAAATTGGCGTAAATCATAACGGTTCGATCGAATTAGCCGAGAGGATGATCTCGGCTGCGCGAAAGGCCGGGGCCGATGCCGTAAAGTTCCAGACGTTTCGGGCTGATCGTCTGGTCGTCAGGGACACCCCGACGGCGGCATATCAGAAGACAAACACGGGGGAAACAAACCAGCACCAGATGCTGTCTGCCTTGGAGCTGGACGCAAGGGCACACGAGCGGCTCCTGAAACATTGTTCTGCGGAAGACATCATTTTCCTTTCCTCGCCCTTTGACCGGGACAGCATAGATCTGCTCGATGCAATGGACGTGCCCGCATTCAAGGTTCCGTCACCCGACTGCGTTTCTACCTCCTACCTTACCGACATGGGAAAACGCGGCCGACCCGTCATTCTCTCGACGGGTATGTGCGCGATGGAAGAGGTCATGACCGGCATATCGACATTGCGAAATTCTGGTTGCAATGAGATAGCAGTTCTCCACTGCACCAGCTGCTATCCAGCGCCCCTCGACGAATTGCACTTGCGGGCGATTCCGCTAATGCAAGAGGTGACATCGCTGCCAATTGGCTATTCCGATCATTCAGAAGGGATAGAGGTCGTGCTGGCAGCCGTTGCTTTGGGCGCATGCATCATAGAAAAACACTTCACGTTGGATCGGGGTCTCCCGGGTCCGGACCATCGTGCTTCCTTGGAACCGGCCGAATTCGCCGCGATGGTGAAGGGCGTTCGCATCGTCGAACGATCGCTCGGTCAAGCCCGAAAGGAGCCTCAGCCATGCGAAGCATCGTCGCGTCGCCTGGGTCGCCGCAGTCTGGCTGCTGCCCGCGACATGTCGCCCGGAGAAAAGCTATCGGAAAATGACATCATATTGCTGCGTCCGGGCACCGGATTGGCTCCGTCTTTGGAAGTCGAGATGATCGGAAAGCGTTTGAAACGGCAGGTGAGGGCGTTGACGCTCTATTCGATGGGCGATTTCGAATGA
- the neuC gene encoding UDP-N-acetylglucosamine 2-epimerase, with product MHRRLIHFLTGIRSEYDILAPIIEAVGARPDLEAAVIATGAHLTGLHGYSVQQIRADGHRIVGEVDSLLASDGLSGRVKGMALQLTGMTDIFARERPDFLVVMGDREEVMTGAIAAAYHRIPLAHVGGGDHADDDNVDNIIRHAVSKMAHIHMVTTELSAKRLRALGEEEWRIHVTGASGLDRLLSVPLMSRAELDEAVGVDWAGAPYVVLLFHPTITDFSQASEHIKAITRVLEHSELRVAAMAPNSDPGNHAISAEIAEFAARCSRVKVFNHLDRQKFVNLLRHASLMIGNSSAGILEAPSLGLPVVNVGIRQRGRECGDNVIFTGYDEREISAAIDKATRDAGFRDRVSQCRTPYGDGRTGARIAAILAEVESGPKLLNKRFILE from the coding sequence ATGCACCGTCGCCTGATACATTTCCTGACTGGAATACGCTCGGAGTACGACATTTTAGCGCCGATCATAGAAGCTGTAGGCGCTAGACCGGATCTGGAGGCCGCTGTTATTGCCACAGGCGCTCACCTGACGGGTCTGCATGGGTATTCGGTGCAACAGATCAGAGCGGATGGTCACCGAATCGTTGGTGAGGTTGATTCGCTCCTCGCGTCCGATGGACTCTCTGGGCGCGTCAAGGGCATGGCGCTCCAGTTGACAGGCATGACTGATATATTCGCACGCGAGCGGCCGGACTTTCTTGTCGTCATGGGCGATAGGGAGGAAGTGATGACCGGCGCCATCGCTGCCGCCTATCACCGTATACCGCTGGCACACGTGGGCGGTGGCGATCACGCCGACGATGATAACGTGGACAACATCATTCGCCACGCCGTATCAAAGATGGCGCATATCCACATGGTCACAACGGAGTTGAGTGCTAAGCGGCTCCGCGCGCTTGGGGAGGAGGAGTGGAGGATCCACGTAACCGGCGCGTCGGGGCTCGATAGGTTGTTATCCGTTCCTCTAATGAGCCGAGCAGAGCTGGACGAGGCGGTGGGGGTAGATTGGGCCGGTGCGCCCTACGTGGTGCTGCTCTTCCACCCGACGATTACCGACTTTTCGCAGGCGAGCGAGCATATAAAGGCTATCACGCGCGTATTAGAGCACAGCGAATTGCGTGTGGCGGCGATGGCACCCAACTCTGATCCGGGCAACCACGCAATAAGCGCGGAGATCGCGGAGTTCGCCGCTCGCTGTTCGCGCGTCAAAGTCTTCAATCATCTTGACAGGCAGAAGTTTGTAAATCTGCTGCGGCACGCATCATTGATGATAGGCAACTCGTCCGCCGGAATACTCGAGGCCCCCAGTCTCGGGCTCCCTGTTGTGAATGTTGGCATACGCCAGCGCGGTCGCGAATGCGGTGATAATGTCATCTTCACAGGTTACGACGAAAGGGAAATCTCCGCGGCGATCGACAAGGCAACCCGCGATGCTGGCTTTCGCGACCGCGTTTCTCAATGCCGGACGCCTTATGGCGACGGTCGCACTGGCGCGAGAATTGCAGCGATACTCGCGGAGGTTGAGTCCGGACCAAAGTTGTTGAATAAGCGTTTCATCCTGGAGTGA